A window of Hordeum vulgare subsp. vulgare chromosome 5H, MorexV3_pseudomolecules_assembly, whole genome shotgun sequence genomic DNA:
GTCAGACAAAATCCTATGCACGCACGGGTCTTGGGACCatcgccctttgcactcctgcacgttGCATGGGCGGCCAAGATCAGTCGTGACACCTCTtaatacaagatcaatgcttacgcagaccactcgggcgcgcgtcaCTCCAATGCTCACGTCCAAAGAGCTTCGGATGATAcaacgacgccgagtacccataattgttCCCGCGTGAAGGTTAGTGAGTATAGCTCAATCGATCGACTCACATCAAATACGCAAACTTGCTAAGCGTGTTATTATGAAATAACCACAGACAACAACTAGGGACCAGGCCTACCCCTCTCCTAGGCGGTCTGAACCTGCCCTGTCGATCCATCACAAAGATCCACTAAGGGTGGCGTCGGGGTAATGTCCTTTCAGCCCCCAGTCTGGGAATCACTCGCGGGTACTCTATGAGCCGACCCAACTTTAGTCACAACAAGTATCATTTatagtatgtatatatatacccgTGATCACCTCCCTTAGGGGATCACGACCCGATAGTATAGCATAGCAAACGGACAAGAATGTAGGGACATTGATGGAATACTAGCAACCTATACAAGGCATTAGGATAACAGTTAAGAGtatcaacaacagtagcaaggatatGCTATGCAATAGTATAGGATCAAATCGATAAGTGGTAACAGCTACACTACCCTAATGCAAGTAGTAGAGAGAAAAGAGTAGGCGATGTCGGAATGATCAAATGGAGAGGATGCTCGCCCGGAAGCTCGGTCGACAAGGAGGGGTCGTCCACTTCGTACTCCTACTGGGCGGCAGCGTCGGTCTCGGTGTCTACcgagagaagaggaggaagaaacaataaataaaagcaagcagATGCAAcaagatgcatgacatggcaaaatgCAGTGCTAGGAATAAGATAATGCAGTACTACACATCATAGACGAGGCGAGagaatatgtgacgatatttccTAGGTCTTTGGCTATTACCGGACATATGGTCCTACTGCTaaatgtccatgttcatcatcCTACGGGCATTTGACAAATGAACGAATAGTGTATTCAGATTAGTTGGATTTTTCTAAGCAACTTTCATGTATAGATTATTTTCATGCGACTTACGGATTAATGTCTATGATTTTTGAAGTTTAAACAGTACTCTACGAGATTGGCCTTTTccattttcctatttttcttttctttttgtttctttttaaatttttcttttctcttttctttttaattttaatttattttaataTTATAAAACGTAAAATCACCATCTaaataaatttttctaatttGTCCATTATTGCATTTTGCTTTTGGTATTTCATTAAAATATAATGCATCTCTTTATTAATTAAAATATCTTTAATTAATTTTTGCAACTACACTTTTAGCCATTTAAGGgcttttaaatatttttgaaaaatgttggtTCACTATCATAATTTGTTATGGAATAATTGCCacatgatgaacatttttttttcatttttgtgaactttgtTTCACACTTAACATTTTAATTTGAAATGAGGTTTGAACCAAGATGGTCAAGACTAATTAAGAAAAATGATTAGTCCCTTAATGATGATCATTGTAGGTCATTACATTTGGAGTGTCACACATATATCTAGTGCTTATGGTGAAACTTCACTTCACACCTAATAAACCCCCAACTAAAAGAGAAAATTTGGCACGCTATACTGACAATCAGGATGAGCATTGCACAAGTGTTGTTTGGTTGAGTGAAATGAAACAAGAAAAGAAACAAAACCTTTGAAGAGCCCCACCATCAGGTTTGGTGTTGGTCGACGCCCCTGATGCCCTCCTTCGGCTTCGGGCCAGAGGCAATTTGGTTGATCTATGCAGTGTTTGTTGAATCTGTTAAAATTGCACTTCCACTCATACATTGGTTAAATGTAGTTAGCAAAAAAGATGAGACAACGCCACACAAGTTTTCTTTTCCATGTACTCCCTTTGTAAAGAAGTATAAAAGCGTTTAgacactactttagtgatctaaacactcctatatttgtttacagagggagtatacaaCAATAAAGTTTTTAGTCCCAAATAAGCTGGGGTAGCGTAGAGCTGAAACCTATGAGATCTCACAAGCAACTCATGGTTCAGCCGTATGAATAGTCAGCTTCTAGGCCTCACTATTTATTGTAGTTCTTTCGTGATATTTTAGTCTTTATGGTCTCTCTTTATAGAGTTCTGCCATATCAAGTTGGGGTAGTGTCTAAACCATTTTATACTTCTTTACAAAGGGAGTACACGAAACCTATCAGATCTCACAAGCAACTCATGGTTCGATCGTATGAACATTACGCATAGAACTGTTGTCTTATGGAAGTTGTCTTTTAATTTTGTGTCAGAACACCAGAAGTTTGGCGCCACTACATTCATCCAACTTTGATTCGATGTCTCACATCTTCATCAATATCACCATCCTTCTGCAAAATTGACCCCAAATACCGAAAGTTGTCCTTATGAGGTACCACCTGCCCATAAAGCTAACATCATCCTCCTAATGCCTAGTAGTACATGAGATGTCTTTTGTATATCTCTTataacctcatccatcaccaaagcaaaaAAATATAAGAGCTCAAAGCTAACCCTTGATGCAATCCTACTTTAATCGAGGAGTCATCAGTGTTATCATCCATTGTTCAAACACTTGTCGCATACATTGTtcaaacacttgtcacaacattgccATACATCATCGCATTTGTTATCCAGGCCATTCCGGTATATGCCAGGGTACTTTTAAATTTCCCGTGTCACTTTGtgatgacttatcccatatcatCACGAATTTTTGGTGGGGAGATTAGGAAAATAGAAGGGGAACTCATTAGCTTTCTTGGGATAAGATGACTAGACCAAAAAATGAAGGGGGAATGTGCTTTCGTGACCTTAGGATGTTTAATCAAGCTCTTTTGGCAAAACAAGCATGGCGGCCATTGATTTTTCGGGATTCTTTGTGTGCTAAGGTGATGAAAAAAAATATATTATCCACATGGGCATCTTCTTGATATTGTCTTTCCTCAATCGACGTCGCTGTCGGGGCAGGTAATTATGCATGCAgggattgtctttgccgtctgtggtattgtctttgccgtcagggatactgtctttgccgtctgtgatggcagacggcaaagaaggtgattcctgtagtgatggcATTGATTTATTGAAACAAGGCGTTATATGTAGAGTTGTTAATGGGCTCCGTATAAACATATGGCTGGATAATTGGATTCCTATAGAGTTTGGCCTTAAGATTACTGCTAAGAAAAACAGAACTAGGATCAAATGGGTgtctgagttattcatgactgatTCTAGAAGGTGGGATGAGACTGTGATGAGGCATCTGTTTTACCCTCATGATGTAGAGCAAATCTTCAAGCTGCGTACTCTGAATCTGGACGAGGGTGATCTTATTGCATGGCACTATGAGAAAAGTGGTATGTTTTCCGTGAAGAGTGCATATAGGCTAGCACtaaatatcatggataataaggtACATTTGGGGAACTCTAGTGTTGTCGTTAATGGGGAAAGGAAGGTCTATAATATTATTTGGAAGGCTAATGTTCCTCACAAGATAAGAATCTTCGCTTGGTGGGTCGTTTCTAATAGCTTGGCGGTTGAAGTGAATAGGGTTAAACACCATCAAACTACCCTAGGTATGTGTACAGTTTGTGTTGTTGAAGATGAATGTACTTTTCATGCATTGGTAAGTAGTCCAAAGGCGTGTGATCTCTGTTTGGCCTTGAGGAAGGTGTGGAATTTACGGCCGAAGAGATGTTCAAAAACACGGGGCGGATTGGTTACTTATTTTATTGGATCAGTTAAATTTGTCAGCTCACGAGCAAACTATTTTCATGTTTTGGAGAGTTTGGCATTTGAGGATTGATCTGATTTTTGGTAAGGGAAAAGAATCCATCTCAGCATCTGTGAATTTTGTTCAGAATTACTGGGCTTCCTTTTCGGCTTGTCATGCAAAATTACACGTAGAGGTGACAAACAAAGGCAAGGAAGTGAGGGTGGCATTCTGGTTTCTAATAATAAGGAGAGGGGTTATGCTGCTTGGCAAGCTCCGACCGAGGAGTTTTCAAAATTAATGCTGACGAAGTTTTGTGGAGGCAATTAGCACTGCTAATGTGGGGGTGGTTGTCAGAAACCATTCTAGAGAAGTTGTTGTTTCCTCTTGGGATTATATTAGTGCTTGTGAAAGCGTTGAGGAAGCGGAACTTAGAGCGGCTCTGGCCGGCCTGTATATCGGTATCACTCTTTCCAAACCCGTTGTTTTAGAAACTGATGCTCTTTTGTGGCTTCTGTTTTTGGTAAAGATTGTTTTGACAGGTCATCCCTTGTTGACCTTAAAAAGGAAGCTTTGAGTATACTGAAGATGCTGGTGAATGTAAAGATCTTCAAAATTGACAGGGAAGCTAATACGGTGGCACATGAGATTGCAATGTTTAGTTTTATTAATAGGTCAGATGATGTTCTCATTAATAGTGTTCCAGACTGTGTGGTATCTGATGTAACGAATGATTGTATGAACATTTTGCCTTgattaatactccctccatcccaaaataaatatcttaagcttagtataattttgtactagagctagtacaaagttgagacagttattttaggaCAGAGGAAGTACATGGGtggtatttaaaaaaaatgccatATATATACACTGCCTTCTTGACATTTTATTCCTATTAAATGTCTACAATACTATCGTAAGCAGCAGGCGGCTATCTGGTGCCATATGGAAAAATATGATGAAACAATGCTACCTGTTGTAGAGGTGACTACTATCAGGGACTCCTTTGTTCAGTTTCGTCACTATCAGGGACTCCTTTGTTCAGTTTCGTCAcgctttagtatttagatacattcatttctaaacAAACCCAAGAtaagaattttaggacggagggagtattcatCAGGCTAACTGGGACAATATTCACAAGCTCAGACATAAATTAGGCCTTAAACCCAACATTATATCCATCAAGTTCTGATAGATGAATACATTCATGTGTCCCACAAAACGAAGCAAAACACCCATACGATAGCAAGCAATATCAGTCGGTTACATACTAACGGCAAAGGAGACCCTGCTCATCTACATAGCTGAATAGGTAATTACAGATGCATAGCTGCAAAAACAAGTTGATACTCGAATTCTGGACCGTGGACAAGTGATGTTAATGGTAGAACAGGTCATGGTGATGGCCCATCCATTACTGAAACCCCTGGTTATGGTGAGCACCTTCTTGAACATAGtaatcgtcctcatcatcatcgtactCATCTTCATATTCCTGAATGTTTTCACGGACAACATTGGCCCTAAGATCATTACGGATTATATTGTGTTCATCCCACAGCGGGCAGGAGCAGGTTGGTTTCTTGGCCTTCCATTCCTTCCCACAGGTGTAGCAGAATTCGTAGCCGCACCTGCAAGCAACCAAGAACAAGATGCATGAAATGGTTAAGGCGGAACAAGTCCGAGGCCCAAGAGCATTAGTAGAGCACGAAGGATGTACAGATTAACATATCTTTTAGTACTAAGCATAGTCTTGACACTAACATTAGTAACAAGATAATATGAGAACGGCACAAGTACTTACACACAAGTCATATGGTAGCAACCCTCTGCGAGTTCAATCATGTGCTGGCATTTGACACACTTGCGCCATAGCCGGCGCTCTGCAAGGTTCTCTAACTTGGCATCTCCTGAATGAGCATGGGGGTGCATCATCTTATAGTCATGGCAAGTCATCCTGTCATGCCATGGAACCCTACAGCTGATGCAGAACGAGCCTCTGCATTTAACACACTTTCTCAATGTGGCAGAATCAGCAACAGTGTACTTTGAGCAAGATTCTTGCATTGGCTGTATCACATCACTCAACGACATTAAGGCTGAACACTTGGGGTATGGACAATAAATCTTTTGAGCGGGAGGGATTTGTGCTTCCCTGATACGTTGCACCATGATCCCTAAGAGTCGCGGTGACAGGAATACCTTTGAACCCTCGACAGTCAGCTGCTTAGTGCAACCATCTTGGGGGCAAGCTGGGAGCATTCCGTGGAGTAGCTTAACTTTCACATGCTCCTTCATGCAGGAGAAGCAGAAGCGATGTGCACAACCTTCGACTGCATGAATTTTAGAAACATCAGTGTCTTCAAGGCAGATGGCGCAATTCTCTCTCATGTCCATGCCAGCATGCACAGTAATAGCTTtggcaagctgagactctactgattcTCTGGCTAGTTTCATCACATAATCAATCTGCCTTCGTTCGACAAATAATACTTCACATTGCTTAAATTTCTTTCGCACTGACAGGACCTGATCTATCATATCTGCAAGCTTCTTCTGTGTTGGCCGCCAAATTCCAAGCAACTGCAATTTCAATGATCAGCAAAAAAACATAGGTCTATTTCCCAGCTGTGTATAGTATGTACCATCATAAGATAAGAGCAATGCTAAAGAATTCAATCACTTAACTATCGAATTAACACTTACTGCCATACAGCAAGTAACTCCACATGTATGCAAATATGTCTACATTGAACTCGAGAAAAGGCTGACACTAAAGGAGACATACCACTATACCGAACTGAAGTTCCCTTTGCTACAGATGTTCCATTTTAACTTGACTGAACACTACGGGGATACTACATTTTGCACCGGCATCTTACTGGGGTAGTAAAATATAATGAGGTCGACCAGAAGTCTAAACTTTGCTCGAAGAGTTAAAGAAATACATATGCATTCAACATGAACCCTACAGTAGCCACCACCAAATATTGAAAGAGGACAATCGATGCAGAATATCTCCACTAGCAATCTGGAGCATTACGGGAAACATTGATGGATTATTTGATTATACTCCTGCTTTCCCTCACAATACAGTAAGCCAGTACAGCAAATAGcgaattagtacaataaataacgAGGAACATTGAAATGGTACACTTAGCCAGAGATGGGATTATGTGGCAATAAAATCATCAGTACATAATACATCTAGGAGTCCAGCTTTTGTTGAACATTGTATCTGAACTCCAAAATCTCACCATCCACAATCATCTGTTATATTCCCCTCCCCTACATAGTACATGATAATTCTAATAAAGATACTGCAATCAAACAGAAACTAACAATGTCAAGCATCCTGAGCATGAACACCACCACCAAATACATATAACCAGATCAGTTTAAGCAGATTCACTATTGACCTGCTCATGCATCTCCCAGCCCTCCAATTCAGCATCTACTTATTTACTAAGCATTAGAAAAAAAATACACGACTAGATACGCAAAGATTTAGAAGTTGTATCATGACATACATGGTTGTACAGCACCCTGTAATCTGTGACAATCTTGATGCTTTGGATCCCCAACCCAAAAGCCGCCTCCAGGCCTACGGTGAGCGCCATTACCTCGAGCGTCATGCGCCCACCCACGGATGCTTCCACCGGCTTCTGTATCCTGAGCACCACATTTCCTTGTTGATCGGCCAGGGCCACGGCGAGCACCGCGACGCCCGGGTCCCGGTCCCGCGGCCCCACCACCCCCTTGCTCGACAAGCCCTTGAAGAAGACGCGGAAGAGGGGTTTGGTCGGGTCGAGGGGGCGCTCGATGTTGTCGCCATCACGAGCCCACTGGTCCTCTGGAATGGAGGCGAGCTCGCGCGCGAAGACGGCGTCGTGGGCGGCGATGCGGACGGTGGCGGCCGCTTGGGCGTGGGCCGCGAGGAGACCCTGGGCCTCCAGGCGGTCCTCCTCGGCGCGAGCGAGGTCGGCGGCGTGGACCGCTAGGGCGTATGCGACGTCCGATGGCTCGACCACAGGGGCGTACTGAAATAGGGAGGAGGCGACAGCCGCTGCGGCGGCTGAgctggaagaggaggaggggttactgttggcgcgaagagatGCTTGGATGGCCTCCGAGACCTGGAGTTGGAAGGCGAACTCGAGGTCGGAGGCCGagacggcggcggaggaggccAGGGCTGCCTGCTCGTGGAGGGCCGTCAGGCCATCGTCACCGGCCATGGTCGGTTGGAACCCTGGTCAGCTGCAGAGGGAGAAAACGAGGGTTTAGGGGTTTGCTGAGGAGTCTTTGTTGGAGACGATTTTCTTTCGTATTAGAGCAACTCGTAGCCGCTGACCTAAACAAACAGATGACCTTTGTTCGTTTTCTGTTTATTTATTAGGTTGACCGCCTGCTTCACCATCTATCCTGTTTAACATTTGAATCAACAATGCATTTAACACCCACGATCAATTTTATGTTCGCGCACACGTTTAAAAAGACTCCCAGGCTGTAGATCAACACAACGGCCTTGCCGTCGCCCAAAGTTCATGCCGGCACCACGTCAGCGGCTGGCATACAATGTCCGCTTTAAAAAAAACACCACACACTTTATGTTGGCGCATTGACCAGCGACCGACACACATGCCAGCACACAAAAAGGGACGGGGAGTTCGACCCAAAGCCATCGCGGCCGTGGTCATGCCAGCATACAAAAAAGGATGACGCTCACCGCCATAGATCACTCGTCGTCGAACTTGAGCATGTCGGactgcatcttctcgaaccacgTCTTCTTTCTTGGTGACACGGTGTTGAGATCCACCTTCAGGATCTCCACCATCGTCATCATGCCAGCGAGAGCCACTTCTTTTGCTTTGGTCTTGACATTGGCGGCATCGATCTCTAGCATCTTTGCTTGCTTCT
This region includes:
- the LOC123452998 gene encoding E3 ubiquitin-protein ligase ARIH2-like, whose translation is MAGDDGLTALHEQAALASSAAVSASDLEFAFQLQVSEAIQASLRANSNPSSSSSSAAAAAVASSLFQYAPVVEPSDVAYALAVHAADLARAEEDRLEAQGLLAAHAQAAATVRIAAHDAVFARELASIPEDQWARDGDNIERPLDPTKPLFRVFFKGLSSKGVVGPRDRDPGVAVLAVALADQQGNVVLRIQKPVEASVGGRMTLEVMALTVGLEAAFGLGIQSIKIVTDYRVLYNHLLGIWRPTQKKLADMIDQVLSVRKKFKQCEVLFVERRQIDYVMKLARESVESQLAKAITVHAGMDMRENCAICLEDTDVSKIHAVEGCAHRFCFSCMKEHVKVKLLHGMLPACPQDGCTKQLTVEGSKVFLSPRLLGIMVQRIREAQIPPAQKIYCPYPKCSALMSLSDVIQPMQESCSKYTVADSATLRKCVKCRGSFCISCRVPWHDRMTCHDYKMMHPHAHSGDAKLENLAERRLWRKCVKCQHMIELAEGCYHMTCVCGYEFCYTCGKEWKAKKPTCSCPLWDEHNIIRNDLRANVVRENIQEYEDEYDDDEDDYYVQEGAHHNQGFQ